The Verrucomicrobiota bacterium region TTAGCTTTCAGCCTGAAAACCATCTCTTTTATATCCTGTGGGGTCGTCCCATTAAGATACCCGCGACTCCACAATGCATCCATGACTTTCCTATCTTCATCCTTGGCTCTTTCCCTGGTTGTGGAAAGAACAATACTGGGTCGAATAGATTGCAAATCATTCAACCCCGTATCTTCACCAATGTCCTCAAGGTCATCCTTGATTTGATAAGCAATCCCTAACGCTTCGCTAAAGGCCTTTAAGACACCTTCTACTTCAGCATGTTTCCCCGCATAGCTAGCTCCTATTCTCAAGGCAACCTCGAAGGCCGGTGCCGTCTTTTGTTTAAAAATGCCCAAGACCTTCTTGGTAGGCAGTGCATTGGGAGATTGATTCCATTCCAATTCTGCACCCTGCCCCAAACAAAGTTCTCGCTGACCTTCACTTGCAATACGAATCATTTCCGAGCGAATTTCAGGAGCCGCTTCACAGCTAGCCAACAGTCGATAGCCTTCTCCAATCAAAAGGTCGCCTACATTTAAGGCAATGGGAATTCCATGCTCGGCATGCAGAGTCTCTTTACCATAGCGCTCTGCATCACTATCCTCAATATCATCATGCACCAGAGAAGCCTTATGAAAACATTCTACTGCCACCGCAACTTTCTTGAGGTCATCGGGAATAGGCTCCCCCTGATCTTTGCGCAACGCTTGAAAAACTGCGGCTGTTAGGAAAGGCCTCCATCGATTACCTCCACAAGCCAACCATTCTCTTGCTAAGGACTCCGGACCCCCTTCGCTTTGACCCATGATTGAATTCAGTGAACTTTCTGCAAACCACCCTTGGATATCCTCTCTCAGAGCATTAAGATTTAAGCGCCTTGTTTTATCTTCACTATTCAAGTGAATCACATCCCAAACCCAGTCATCATCTACTGTGGTATTGATGCAGTCATCTTGCAGTAAAGGCACAGCAATCCCAGGAATAGCTGCAGCATCCATATAGGGGAAGGTTCTCTCAAGGACTGGCAAACAACTTACTCCAACAATAGCTTCTATTTTGCCAGTCTGAATCAAAGACATGACAATCGCCGAACCCTCGGCCACTAGAACCGCATAACCCAATCGCTCTGCTTCATTTTGGAAATCCTGAATCGTGCAAAGTCCGCATTGCTTACATAACAAACCAAACTCGTCAAAGGGCGCCGGACATTTTTCCTCGACTCGAAGGCACTTGGGCAAGAGTAACAATCTTCTCTCATAGGGAATGGTTGCCAAAATATCCCTCCAGACCTCGTTATTGAGCAAAATACCGGTGTAATCTCTATATTGTCTATTGATTCCTTTAGACTCCAACAAGCGATCGGTAAGTGACTTTAATTCATCCAAGGGGACCGGCGGAACCGGGTTCGCTTCTTCTACAAACTCCCGCACATGCTGCAGCACATAATCACGCTCAATCTTTGTTTGAGGGATGTTTTTTTTAGGTTTTCGAAAGCGTGGTGCCGCCACTGCCTTAGGCAACGCAATACCGGTTGAAAATCTGTCTATTAGTTGATCTGCCATATACTCCTCTCCGCAAAGCTTCGCTAACTTTGCTCTTTGTTCTCCAAAGCGATTCTTGCTTTCTCCTTAGCGGCTATTGCCTTTTGTTCAATTTCTTCTTGAGATGGAAGCGCTGCTAAGACTTCTGGTGGAATAAAACCTCCCTCTGAAAGCTTATTAAGACATTTCTGACGCTCCTTTAATGCCCGCTCCGAATCTCTTTCTTTGGCAAAACGAGATTGCGCCTTTTCTGAGCGATTCCTCAAGGCCGAATAAACATCTCCACCCAGCAAGGCAGAAATGTCTACCTTCATTTTCTCCCTACCCACATCCTCGGCGCTTACTTCATCGCCATTGATAGGCCCGGATGCATACTTGGGAAACATGATCGCCACTTCCGGACAGACACGCGAACAAGCTGGACAATTCGTCTTACAGTTGTCTTGGTTTTGCACTTGAATCTGGTTTTGTTCATCTACTCCATAGACATCAAAAAGACAAAAACTTAGACACTGCATACAATTTGTGCAGCGATCATAATCAATAACTGGAAACCAGGGCTTCCAGTTTCCAGGCTGGTTTACCTTGCCCTCACCTTTTGTCTTCTCGATAAGATCTAGAACCTCTTGCGAGGTCAATCCATACCAGTCCTTTTCCTCAAAGATTACCGTGCCTTGTTCCTCAACAGGCTCCCCTAAGCCAATCCTTGAAATCTGATAACCTTTATCAAGAAGATCTGCGAATAATTCGTGGGATAATTGGGCGGATTGATCCCCCAACACAACTACTCGACAAATCTCGGTCTCCGCCAGTGCACTCATGCCACCTCCTCTTCTACTCCAGCGAGCAATTTATCAATAATAGTCTCTGCTAAATCCTCACGCATATTGACAACCTCAACCTCCTTGGGAAGGTCTTTTCCTGCATTATGAAAAAGTCCTTTCACCGCCCTTGGATAACAAGCGACAATTTTACTCGAACACTCTTCTTGACTATCAACCAAATGCTTGAGCCTTTCATCCTTACGAGCTGACATTTCACATAGATCTGACACCATATCAAAAGAGACACCAGACTCTACTAATGCCCGCAAAACATTATCTTTTACATCCTTAGGCACCACATTTGCGAAGGCGCAGCGGCAATAGATAATCTGTGATTTTGGGCTCATCTTTGTAAAAGCTCCACCTCATTCTCTACTTTAGCAGAATGATCTAACTTTCTATAAGCATTGAAATCATAAAACCAGAAGCGCTTCACCAGCCGGTACATCCAATGCTTCTCGGGTATCTCGTCTCCTGGTATATATTGACTTGTCCGCCTTTCCATTTGATCGAGTTCTGCTAGCGCAGTCTTTCGAATTGTGCTATCTTTAGCCTTATGCTTCTGCACCAAGTCTTTGACCAAATCTGGTCGTTCTAATACCACGCAGCCTCTCGTATGTTGGGCAGCAACCTCTCTAAAATCCTGCAAAAAAGCGGACCCAGTCATAGTCTCATAAATACCCCCCTGGTCCTCAATATTCTCTTTTGCAAATTGGATAATTGGACAGGGCTCGATTTCGCCTTTGGGACTGATATGATGACTAATGCCTGTAGCCATGGGGCATAAAGCATTACCCTCACCATCGTAGTATGCATCCACCAGCCCCAATGGCAGCTTAGCACGCATATCCACCACAAAGCGCCTCACCTTACTTACCTGCTCAGGACTCAAGGCAAGTTCAGGCGTCATCTGCGGTCCGACAGGGCGGTAAGTATGATACCAAGCATAATGCACCCCCATATTCATTAACTTACGCAACCACTCTTCTTGGAGTAGATCATCAATATTTGTTTGGCATAAGCTTGTCGCTACCCCAGTAATGACTTTTTCTCTTAAACAATTGTGAAGTCCTCTTAGGGTCCGCGTATAGACACCCTTCTTACCCCGTCGCTTATCGCTCACCACTTCATCCCCCTCTATACTGATTAGGGGTGTAGCATTTCCTAGCCTGCGTAGTTCCTTGGCAATTTTCTCTGTGATCAGCTGACCGTTCGTAAAGACTTGAAAATAACAATCCGGATGCGCCTCTATCACTCCAAGTAGATCCGGATGCATAAACGGCTCGCCCCCCAATAGACCAAAGAAGCGATTACCATGTTTTTTGGCATCCACAATCAATTTATTAAGAGAAGTGAGTGATATCATTTCACGCGGCGACTCTACATCAACCCAACAACCCTGGCATCTCAGGTTACAGCTATTGATAACTGAAATATATAGAAAGGGAGGAAAATAGATACCTTCTTTTAGTCGCTTTTTAAAGGCCTCTACAGACAACATACCTTTCCATCCAAAGTTATAACAAAACTTCCACAGCAACCTTGGGTCAGTTCCCGCCACCATTCTTGCTGCTAGTTTTAAAGTAACCATCAAATTTACACTTATCCTATGGTATCAATCATTCACTCCAACAAGATCTTTGTCTCTGTAAACAGGCACAGGCTTACCAGGCTTGAAATATTCCTGATGCTTTAAGACCCAACTCAAGCCTTGCGTGCTCAGGCTGTCTGTCACCTCTTTAATCACTTGATTGAGCACTTCTGGCTCGCCTTCGGCTCTCAAATTCAAAATCAACTCACCATCTTCCAACGGGTCCATTAATTCATGAGAAAGCTCAATCTCCCCCTCACTTCTAACAAGATTACCTGCTGCAATTTCCAATGGATCATCCATAGGCCCGAGAGTCATTTTTAAGTGAGCAACTTCACAACCAGATGCCTCCAAACCTCGTTGCACCTCTTGCCCGAACCATTTGAGAAATTCGTTGCCGTCTGTCTCTTCATTCCAGTTTAAATGTAGTGTAGCATTCAGCCAGCCCAGCATGGCTTCACCTTTACCATACCGTTCATAATCTATGGCCATAACGGCATTTGGATTCATACCTTCGCTCATCAACAGATCAAACCATGACTCTACCCCCTCCCCCTCCTTAGCCGAACAGACAACCACTCTCTTATCCGGATATAGTTCAAGCAATTTTCTTTTGAGCAAGTCCAACTGCGCCGCCTCGACTAAATCACACTTGTTGATAACCAGTAACTCCGCTTCCTCCAGTTGCTTCTGGTAAATATATAGAACATTTTTTGAAA contains the following coding sequences:
- a CDS encoding ferredoxin family protein — its product is MSALAETEICRVVVLGDQSAQLSHELFADLLDKGYQISRIGLGEPVEEQGTVIFEEKDWYGLTSQEVLDLIEKTKGEGKVNQPGNWKPWFPVIDYDRCTNCMQCLSFCLFDVYGVDEQNQIQVQNQDNCKTNCPACSRVCPEVAIMFPKYASGPINGDEVSAEDVGREKMKVDISALLGGDVYSALRNRSEKAQSRFAKERDSERALKERQKCLNKLSEGGFIPPEVLAALPSQEEIEQKAIAAKEKARIALENKEQS
- a CDS encoding GTP-binding protein; the protein is MIARYVMIGGFLGAGKTTSITRLADYLTKKGYKVGLITNDQGLGLVDTALVKSHEHPVREIGGGCFCCRFNSLVEAARSLQEDNKPDVFIAEPVGSCTDLMATVCLPMSRLYGDDFVVTPLSVVMDPIRAMNVLGILDQKKFSKNVLYIYQKQLEEAELLVINKCDLVEAAQLDLLKRKLLELYPDKRVVVCSAKEGEGVESWFDLLMSEGMNPNAVMAIDYERYGKGEAMLGWLNATLHLNWNEETDGNEFLKWFGQEVQRGLEASGCEVAHLKMTLGPMDDPLEIAAGNLVRSEGEIELSHELMDPLEDGELILNLRAEGEPEVLNQVIKEVTDSLSTQGLSWVLKHQEYFKPGKPVPVYRDKDLVGVND
- a CDS encoding polyprenyl synthetase family protein, with protein sequence MADQLIDRFSTGIALPKAVAAPRFRKPKKNIPQTKIERDYVLQHVREFVEEANPVPPVPLDELKSLTDRLLESKGINRQYRDYTGILLNNEVWRDILATIPYERRLLLLPKCLRVEEKCPAPFDEFGLLCKQCGLCTIQDFQNEAERLGYAVLVAEGSAIVMSLIQTGKIEAIVGVSCLPVLERTFPYMDAAAIPGIAVPLLQDDCINTTVDDDWVWDVIHLNSEDKTRRLNLNALREDIQGWFAESSLNSIMGQSEGGPESLAREWLACGGNRWRPFLTAAVFQALRKDQGEPIPDDLKKVAVAVECFHKASLVHDDIEDSDAERYGKETLHAEHGIPIALNVGDLLIGEGYRLLASCEAAPEIRSEMIRIASEGQRELCLGQGAELEWNQSPNALPTKKVLGIFKQKTAPAFEVALRIGASYAGKHAEVEGVLKAFSEALGIAYQIKDDLEDIGEDTGLNDLQSIRPSIVLSTTRERAKDEDRKVMDALWSRGYLNGTTPQDIKEMVFRLKANERALRLLENYKEEAIRSLQDLDNPNLKGLLRRVMGKIFNDIEIKGWCHEFEARDASGSEAVVQSS
- a CDS encoding radical SAM protein: MVTLKLAARMVAGTDPRLLWKFCYNFGWKGMLSVEAFKKRLKEGIYFPPFLYISVINSCNLRCQGCWVDVESPREMISLTSLNKLIVDAKKHGNRFFGLLGGEPFMHPDLLGVIEAHPDCYFQVFTNGQLITEKIAKELRRLGNATPLISIEGDEVVSDKRRGKKGVYTRTLRGLHNCLREKVITGVATSLCQTNIDDLLQEEWLRKLMNMGVHYAWYHTYRPVGPQMTPELALSPEQVSKVRRFVVDMRAKLPLGLVDAYYDGEGNALCPMATGISHHISPKGEIEPCPIIQFAKENIEDQGGIYETMTGSAFLQDFREVAAQHTRGCVVLERPDLVKDLVQKHKAKDSTIRKTALAELDQMERRTSQYIPGDEIPEKHWMYRLVKRFWFYDFNAYRKLDHSAKVENEVELLQR